One genomic region from Argentina anserina chromosome 2, drPotAnse1.1, whole genome shotgun sequence encodes:
- the LOC126781950 gene encoding polyol transporter 5-like: MDDRRAEENVDAGQSVKTIADFDPAPKPKRNKYAFACAMLASMTSILLGYDIGVMSGASIYIKDDFKISDEQVEVLVGILNLYCLIGSAAAGRTSDWIGRRYTIVLAGAIFFAGALLMGFATNYSFLMFGRFVAGIGVGYALMIAPVYTAEVSPASSRGFLTSFPEVFINAGILLGYISNWAFSKLALNLGWRLMLGVGAIPSVFLAIGVLAMPESPRWLVMQGRLGEATRVLDRTSDSKEESKLRLADIKEAAGIPEHCNEDVVEVPKHSHGEDVWKELILHPTPAVRHILIAAVGIHFFQQASGIDAVVLYSPRIFKKAGITNKDKLLLATIGVGSVKTIFILVATFFLDRLGRRPLLLSSMAGMVASLGCLGFGLTIVDHSEEKVMWAIVLSITMVLVFVAFFSIGMGPITWVYSSEVFPLKLRAQGCSIGVAVNRVVSGVISMTFISLYKVITIGGAFFLFAGIAAVGWVFFYTMLPETQGRTLEDMEVLFGKFHKWREANALLKNKHVNPNSTGNDTAGGQVQLGSKTQE, from the exons ATGGATGACCGGAGAGCTGAAGAAAATGTTGACGCCGGCCAATCTGTCAAAACCATTGCGGACTTCGATCCTGCACCCAAACCTAAGAGAAACAAGTATGCTTTTGCCTGTGCTATGTTGGCTTCCATGACTTCTATCCTACTCGGTTATG ATATTGGTGTAATGAGTGGGGCATCGATCTATATCAAAGACGACTTCAAGATCTCCGATGAGCAGGTCGAAGTTCTTGTCGGAATTCTGAATCTCTACTGCCTCATCGGTTCCGCTGCCGCCGGAAGGACGTCTGACTGGATCGGACGTCGGTATACCATAGTCCTCGCCGGTGCCATCTTCTTTGCCGGAGCTCTTCTCATGGGGTTTGCCACCAACTACTCCTTCCTCATGTTCGGGAGGTTTGTTGCTGGAATCGGGGTTGGTTATGCCCTCATGATTGCCCCTGTCTACACCGCCGAAGTCTCTCCGGCGTCGTCTCGTGGTTTCCTCACATCTTTCCCTGAG GTGTTCATCAACGCCGGAATCTTATTGGGTTACATATCCAACTGGGCTTTCTCCAAGCTCGCACTTAACCTAGGCTGGCGTCTCATGCTCGGCGTCGGCGCCATCCCCTCCGTTTTCCTCGCCATTGGCGTCTTAGCCATGCCGGAATCCCCTCGATGGCTCGTCATGCAGGGCCGCCTCGGAGAAGCCACGCGAGTCCTCGACCGAACCTCAGACTCCAAGGAAGAGTCCAAACTCCGACTCGCCGACATCAAAGAAGCCGCCGGAATCCCTGAACACTGCAACGAAGACGTCGTTGAAGTCCCAAAACACAGCCACGGTGAAGACGTATGGAAAGAGCTCATCCTCCACCCCACCCCTGCCGTCCGTCACATTCTCATCGCCGCCGTCGGTATACACTTCTTCCAACAAGCCTCCGGTATTGACGCCGTGGTTCTCTACAGCCCTAGAATCTTCAAAAAGGCTGGAATCACGAACAAGGACAAGCTCCTCCTGGCCACCATCGGCGTCGGATCCGTCAAAACAATTTTCATCCTCGTCGCCACTTTTTTTCTAGACCGACTAGGACGCCGCCCTTTGCTTCTTAGCAGCATGGCGGGGATGGTAGCCTCACTTGGCTGTCTCGGTTTTGGCCTCACCATCGTCGACCACAGCGAAGAGAAGGTCATGTGGGCCATCGTGCTCTCCATTACCATGGTTCTAGTCTTCGTCGCCTTCTTCTCCATCGGAATGGGTCCCATCACTTGGGTCTACAGCTCCGAGGTCTTCCCGTTAAAGCTACGAGCTCAGGGGTGCAGTATCGGAGTCGCCGTCAACAGAGTCGTGAGTGGGGTAATCTCAATGACATTTATATCACTGTACAAGGTCATTACTATTGGCGGAGCATTCTTTCTCTTCGCCGGAATTGCGGCTGTCGGATGGGTGTTCTTCTATACAATGCTGCCGGAGACACAAGGGAGAACCCTTGAAGATATGGAGGTCCTTTTTGGGAAGTTCCACAAGTGGAGAGAGGCCAACGCCTTACTCAAGAATAAGCATGTGAATCCTAATAGTACTGGAAACGACACCGCCGGTGGTCAGGTTCAGTTAGGTTCAAAAACGCAAGAGTAG
- the LOC126781961 gene encoding mediator of RNA polymerase II transcription subunit 32: MDNIVDSLNNAYQEFVVAAANVLEAKETSGGQKTTATDAALESFKQKWELFRVTCDQAEEFVESVKQRIGSECLVDEATGPVVGKSGQTATTGLPPISAVRLEQMSKAVRWLVIELQHGSGAASGSAHAHQSAPFDARFSEDSAP; the protein is encoded by the coding sequence ATGGACAACATTGTGGATTCCCTAAACAATGCATACCAAGAGTTTGTTGTTGCGGCAGCTAACGTGCTCGAAGCCAAGGAAACTTCTGGTGGCCAAAAAACAACAGCCACAGATGCTGCTTTAGAGAGCTTTAAGCAGAAGTGGGAACTTTTCAGAGTGACTTGTGATCAAGCAGAGGAGTTTGTGGAGTCTGTGAAGCAAAGGATTGGCTCAGAGTGTCTGGTGGATGAGGCAACCGGCCCTGTGGTAGGGAAGTCTGGGCAGACTGCGACAACTGGTCTCCCACCCATCAGTGCAGTTCGATTGGAACAGATGAGTAAAGCTGTTCGATGGCTTGTCATAGAACTTCAACATGGTTCTGGTGCAGCCTCTGGTTCAGCACATGCCCATCAATCAGCTCCTTTTGATGCTAGATTCTCTGAAGATTCAGCTCCATAG
- the LOC126781958 gene encoding uncharacterized protein LOC126781958, with product MDLKIELQRATSFASQTGNLGLLLLWHILHLFVRLWYFMLWLVYVLESYLISGGILKRYKALNVGKLQYLAIVVESEDAYETSKVIELLQWLEAIGVKRVCLYDTEGVLKKSKEVILTKMKNALVYEEGYKDESLADEKNMSLEFCSFSDGKEAITKAANLLFVKYLKLATLSGHHEEKIFTEPHMDDALKAIGRRGPDPDLLLVYGPARCHLGFPAWRMRYTEIIHMGQLKHMRYGSLIKAIYKFTTVRQNYGK from the exons ATGGATTTGAAGATTGAATTGCAGAGGGCAACCTCTTTTGCTTCTCAA ACTGGCAATCTTGGGTTACTGCTCCTCTGGCATATTCTGCATCTTTTTGTCAGACTCTGGTACTTTATGTTGTGGTTGGTTTATGTGCTCGAGAGCTATCTCATTTCTGGCGGAATACTTAAAAGGTATAAGGCCCTTAACGTAGGTAAGCTACAATACCTGGCCATTGTAGTGGAAAGTGAAGACGCATATGAAACTTCCAAAGTTATTGAGCTTCTGCAGTGGCTAGAAGCTATTGGTGTGAAACGTGTGTGCCTCTATGACACAGAAG GGGTGttgaagaaatcaaaagaaGTCATCTTGACGAAAATGAAAAATGCATTAGTGTATGAG GAAGGTTATAAAGATGAAAGTTTAGCTGACGAGAAAAACATGTCTCTAGAATTCTGTTCATTCTCTGATGGAAAAGAAGCTATTACCAAAGCAGCTAACTTGCTCTTTGTGAAGTATTTGAAATTGGCTACACTATCCGGTCATCATGAAGAGAAAATCTTTACAGAACCTCACATGGACGATGCACTTAAAGCTATTG GTCGCAGGGGGCCGGACCCTGACCTCCTATTAGTTTATGGACCTGCCAGATGCCACCTTGGCTTTCCTGCATGGAGAATGCGATATACTGAGATTAT ACACATGGGTCAACTAAAGCATATGAGATACGGCTCCCTGATTAAAGCCATTTACAAGTTCACCACTGTGCGCCAAAACTACG GCAAATGA